One Flavobacterium sp. 90 DNA segment encodes these proteins:
- a CDS encoding 3-hydroxyacyl-ACP dehydratase, giving the protein MVLKDFYKVLSEEKTGDSKYNITILVNEKHEVFKGHFPGNPIMPGVCMIQIIKELTEAITKSTLMIQTLANVKFMALINPKATPELRLELDITTTEDDLVKVKNTTYFNDTVALKLSNVYKKI; this is encoded by the coding sequence ATGGTTTTAAAAGATTTTTATAAAGTTCTATCGGAAGAAAAAACGGGAGATTCTAAATATAATATCACGATTTTGGTCAATGAAAAACATGAAGTTTTCAAAGGTCATTTTCCAGGAAATCCAATTATGCCGGGAGTTTGCATGATTCAGATTATTAAAGAACTTACAGAAGCAATTACCAAAAGTACTTTGATGATTCAAACGCTTGCCAATGTAAAATTTATGGCACTTATTAATCCTAAAGCTACTCCTGAATTGCGTTTAGAACTTGATATTACTACAACCGAAGATGATTTGGTTAAAGTAAAAAACACAACTTATTTTAATGACACAGTTGCTTTGAAATTGAGCAATGTGTACAAAAAGATATAA
- a CDS encoding outer membrane lipoprotein carrier protein LolA, giving the protein MKTKIALLILFISGNLFAQEQKMSDAEIATFKQDVNVVSKKIKTLSTDFVQYKHLDFLSKDIETSGKMIFKEPSLLQWQYKKPYNYSIVFKNGKILINDEGKKSAVDIGNSKIFGRINKLIVGSVSGNMFDDKEFTISYFKLKGQNLAKFVPKDATLKKYIKQIELTFDKEEATVVQVKLLESSEDYTRIVLKNKVINAKIDDSVFNN; this is encoded by the coding sequence ATGAAAACTAAAATAGCACTCTTAATTTTATTTATTTCAGGCAATTTGTTTGCTCAGGAACAAAAAATGTCTGACGCTGAAATCGCTACTTTTAAGCAAGATGTAAATGTAGTTTCGAAAAAAATCAAAACTTTAAGTACTGATTTTGTACAATACAAACATTTGGATTTTTTATCGAAAGACATTGAAACTTCAGGTAAAATGATTTTCAAAGAGCCAAGTTTACTGCAATGGCAATATAAAAAACCATACAATTACAGCATCGTTTTCAAAAACGGAAAAATTCTGATTAACGACGAAGGAAAGAAAAGTGCAGTTGATATTGGCAACAGCAAAATCTTTGGTCGTATCAATAAATTAATCGTTGGCAGCGTGAGCGGAAATATGTTTGATGACAAAGAATTTACGATTTCGTACTTTAAATTAAAAGGACAAAATTTGGCGAAATTTGTTCCAAAAGATGCTACTTTGAAAAAATACATCAAACAAATTGAACTGACTTTTGATAAAGAAGAAGCAACTGTTGTTCAGGTAAAACTATTGGAATCATCTGAAGATTATACTAGAATTGTACTTAAAAACAAAGTGATCAATGCAAAAATCGACGATTCAGTTTTTAATAATTAA
- a CDS encoding polysaccharide deacetylase family protein, producing the protein MITHKKVTIFFISLLLFLFLLKADKGINGLWFLVVALPFLAINIYGTARISSNYIVKAFCNNPLETEKKIALTFDDGPSEFTLEVLELLKKYNAKATFFCIGKNIEKHPEILKQIIAEGHLVGNHSYGHSKFFDFYTTPTIIEELQKTDRLLEKFTSKKINFFRPPYGVTTPSIGRALKITGHKVIGWNIRSLDGGTTNVELILNRIKKRLSPGGIVLLHDTGSHSVLVLEQFLQFLQQNNYEVISIEELLNLKAYED; encoded by the coding sequence ATGATAACGCATAAAAAAGTCACCATTTTTTTTATCTCCTTATTACTTTTTTTATTTTTATTAAAAGCTGATAAAGGAATTAACGGATTGTGGTTTTTAGTAGTTGCCTTACCTTTTCTTGCCATTAATATTTATGGAACAGCAAGAATTTCATCTAATTATATCGTAAAAGCTTTCTGTAACAATCCTTTAGAAACAGAAAAAAAAATCGCTTTAACTTTTGATGACGGTCCAAGTGAATTTACTTTGGAAGTTTTAGAACTTCTGAAAAAATACAATGCAAAAGCAACCTTTTTCTGCATTGGGAAAAACATTGAAAAACATCCTGAAATTCTAAAACAAATTATTGCCGAAGGTCATTTGGTTGGAAATCATTCTTACGGTCATTCTAAGTTTTTTGATTTTTATACTACTCCAACCATAATCGAAGAACTTCAAAAAACAGATAGACTTCTGGAAAAATTTACTTCCAAGAAAATCAACTTCTTTCGTCCGCCTTACGGAGTAACGACACCATCAATTGGAAGAGCTTTAAAAATCACTGGACATAAAGTTATTGGCTGGAATATTCGTTCGCTTGACGGCGGAACAACAAATGTGGAATTGATTTTGAATCGAATTAAAAAACGTCTTTCTCCTGGTGGAATTGTACTTTTGCACGATACAGGATCACATTCCGTTTTAGTATTGGAACAGTTTTTGCAATTTTTACAGCAAAACAATTATGAAGTGATTTCGATTGAAGAACTTTTGAATCTTAAAGCTTATGAAGATTGA
- a CDS encoding porin family protein, whose translation MKKITVIAFVLFIGIITSNAQVRVSPGIRGGLNVSTLTNIDDNKSKTDFYVGGLVNIKFNKYFSLQPEITYSRQGDQGREYLGNGYNYRYVNYELNYLTLGAVAKFNIGGKAFHILGGPSVDFKVSDNYINSSPEDFDLAFVGGVGYTLPNGLTFEARIKQGLVDIYGYEGINNNSDYYYNDVILNQVFQIGISYTFKVK comes from the coding sequence ATGAAAAAAATAACCGTAATTGCCTTTGTTTTATTTATCGGAATCATAACCTCAAACGCACAAGTAAGAGTTAGTCCCGGAATTCGTGGAGGTTTAAATGTCTCAACATTAACCAATATTGATGATAATAAATCTAAAACAGATTTTTATGTTGGTGGATTAGTGAACATTAAATTTAATAAATATTTTTCGTTACAGCCAGAGATAACATATTCAAGACAAGGTGATCAAGGAAGAGAATATCTTGGAAACGGTTATAATTATCGTTATGTTAATTATGAATTAAACTACCTAACACTTGGTGCAGTTGCAAAATTTAATATTGGCGGTAAAGCTTTTCACATTTTAGGAGGTCCGTCTGTAGATTTTAAAGTTTCTGATAATTATATCAACAGCAGTCCTGAAGATTTTGACCTTGCCTTTGTTGGAGGTGTTGGTTATACATTGCCAAACGGATTAACGTTTGAAGCCAGAATTAAACAAGGATTAGTTGATATTTATGGTTATGAAGGAATTAACAATAATAGCGATTATTACTATAATGATGTTATTTTAAATCAGGTTTTTCAAATTGGTATCAGTTATACTTTTAAAGTAAAATAA
- a CDS encoding DUF2062 domain-containing protein, which yields MKPILSQQELLNSTHFCVIVPTYNNHKTLKKVLDSILDFTTNIIIVNDGSTDDTFEILQQYSQLTQIHHPKNIGKGRALRNGFRKAIEQQFEYAITIDSDGQHFASDIPNFIAEIQKEPNSLLIGSRNMTQENVPKKSSFGNKFSNFWFKFETGIVLEDTQSGFRLYPLNLIPKQFYTNKFEFEIEVIVRSAWKGVVVKNIPIQILYDPLERVSHFRPFKDFTRISILNTVLVINALLYIKPRDYFRKAKKKGFKKFFLEDILESSDSNFKKSAAIALGIFIGISPFWGFQTILLFTFAALFKLNKVIAYLASNVSFPPFIPFVIYGSLKMGSYFVSNEAPLILDSSITLNDIQKNATQYIVGSLILASVLALSVGFISYLLLTAFSSKKKTNIT from the coding sequence ATGAAACCTATTTTATCACAGCAAGAATTACTTAATTCGACTCATTTTTGTGTCATTGTTCCCACGTACAACAATCACAAAACTTTAAAAAAAGTGCTGGATTCTATTTTAGATTTCACTACAAATATCATTATTGTCAATGACGGATCGACCGATGACACTTTTGAGATTCTACAACAATATTCGCAATTAACTCAAATTCATCATCCTAAAAATATAGGAAAAGGACGAGCGCTTAGAAATGGTTTTAGAAAAGCAATCGAACAGCAATTTGAATATGCAATTACGATTGATTCTGACGGACAACATTTTGCTTCAGATATTCCGAATTTTATTGCCGAAATTCAAAAAGAGCCAAATTCTTTATTGATTGGAAGCCGTAATATGACACAGGAAAATGTACCAAAGAAAAGCAGTTTCGGAAACAAGTTTTCAAATTTCTGGTTCAAATTCGAAACCGGAATTGTATTAGAAGACACACAATCAGGTTTCCGTTTATATCCTTTAAACCTAATTCCGAAACAATTTTACACCAATAAATTTGAGTTCGAAATTGAAGTTATCGTTCGTTCTGCCTGGAAAGGAGTTGTTGTAAAAAATATTCCAATTCAGATTTTGTACGATCCATTGGAACGTGTTTCGCATTTTCGTCCGTTTAAGGATTTTACCCGAATCAGTATTTTAAATACCGTTTTGGTTATTAATGCTTTACTATATATAAAACCTCGGGATTACTTTAGAAAAGCAAAAAAAAAAGGATTTAAAAAGTTCTTTCTTGAAGATATTTTAGAAAGCAGCGATTCAAATTTCAAAAAATCTGCTGCAATTGCTTTAGGAATTTTCATTGGGATTTCTCCGTTTTGGGGATTTCAAACCATACTGCTTTTTACTTTTGCTGCATTGTTCAAGCTCAACAAAGTCATTGCTTATCTGGCTTCAAATGTGAGCTTCCCTCCCTTTATTCCGTTTGTTATTTACGGTTCTTTAAAAATGGGAAGTTATTTTGTGTCCAACGAAGCACCTTTGATTTTGGATAGTTCGATTACGCTTAACGATATTCAAAAAAATGCAACGCAATATATCGTCGGAAGTCTTATTTTAGCATCCGTTTTAGCACTGTCAGTTGGTTTTATTAGTTATTTACTTTTAACCGCTTTTAGTTCTAAGAAAAAAACGAATATTACGTAA
- a CDS encoding 1-acyl-sn-glycerol-3-phosphate acyltransferase — protein MHHYFYAIHLFVNRRKSLSVVLAILMLLVFGFFASQIKFEEDITKLIPTNDKSDVTAKVLKQLNFADKITVIFKLDKNGTDEDLKEMATAFSDSIAKSCKPYVTGIQGKVDEENIQETIDFVYNNLPLFLENKDYESIQNKLQKDSIAATVQGNYKSIISPSGFITKDFILQDPLGISFIALKKLQQLNIGDDFTLDNGFVMTKDKKKLLLFITSNLPSSETEKNTIFAAKLKSIQDNLNQKFKSKTSISYFGSALIAVANANQIKSDIVLTTTIAMITLMLILILFYRKILIPLIIFLPTVFGALFAVAFLFFVKEQISAISLGIGSILLGITIDYSIHILTHYKHNSDVKTLYKDITMPVIMSSSTTAVAFLCLLFVKSDALNDLGIFAAVIVMATGIFSLLIVPHLYKPKENNFEHKKNVIDKLAHFSFHNNKYLIGFCVLITIICCFTYNNVGFNNDLSQLNFVPKEIKAAEKDLEESTSLTSKTIYVASYGNSMEEVLQNNSKLFSDLSKEKQQDKILNFSSVGGIMLSQKQQKQKIDKWNSFWDANKKQLLKSGLIAEGSKLGFKPTTYSLFFDHLDFDFKPISAQEYLKIQALQLKEFVTEKKGFFTISTLVKVAPEQRDAFVKLASAKDNLIAIDRQQMNETFFSTLKTDFNSLVNYSFVAVILILFFFFRRVELVIVSCIPIALTGIVTAGIMGIFGIQMNIFSMIVCTLIFGHGVDFSIFMTSALQKEYTTGKNEIAIYRTSIILAVITTILGIGAMIFAQHPALRSISSVSLIGVFAALIITFIFYPILFKLFLSNRPKNGNAPFELRSFLHGVLSFTYYGLGGILMSIFSLILMPIIPLSEKTKMKGFRYCISKFMKSVLYTNPFVDKKVINKYNEDFEKPAILIANHSSFLDILAIGGLSPKIIFLVNDWVYNSPVFGATVKKAGFYPVSEGLENGVEHLRQKVKEGYSIMIFPEGTRSESNQIKRFHKGAFYLAEEFNLDILPVLIHGASETLPKGDFIIHDGSITVSILERITPENLSFGKSYAERTKEISAFFKSKFQEIRQEIEGPKYFKKMLLHSYDYKEIEVTKGVKNDLRNNLENYYRLNQYISAKAKIAHLSNDYGQLDVLLALQEPQRKIYSYNSDEEKREISKTNYIVKKRKIFYPENLETILENQFDVVLISDESYNDNPEKIVSKFDTIILIYCLHYKVKLIASGFKIISEEKEITVLKKN, from the coding sequence ATGCATCATTATTTCTACGCCATTCATTTGTTTGTAAACCGAAGAAAATCTTTGTCGGTTGTATTGGCGATTCTGATGCTTTTGGTGTTTGGATTTTTTGCTTCTCAAATTAAATTTGAAGAAGATATTACCAAACTTATTCCAACAAATGATAAAAGTGACGTTACCGCAAAAGTCCTGAAACAACTTAATTTTGCCGATAAAATTACCGTTATTTTCAAACTTGATAAAAACGGAACTGACGAAGATTTAAAAGAAATGGCAACTGCTTTTTCAGACAGTATTGCCAAATCTTGTAAACCTTATGTAACCGGAATTCAGGGAAAAGTTGACGAAGAAAATATTCAGGAAACTATTGATTTCGTTTATAACAATTTGCCTCTTTTTCTGGAAAATAAAGATTACGAATCAATTCAGAATAAGCTTCAAAAAGATAGTATTGCCGCGACTGTTCAGGGAAATTATAAATCGATAATTTCGCCATCAGGATTTATTACTAAAGATTTTATTCTTCAAGATCCGCTTGGGATTTCTTTTATTGCTCTTAAAAAATTACAGCAACTTAATATTGGTGACGATTTTACGCTCGACAATGGTTTTGTAATGACTAAGGACAAAAAGAAATTATTGCTTTTTATTACTTCAAATCTTCCGTCGAGCGAAACTGAAAAGAACACAATTTTTGCCGCTAAACTGAAATCAATTCAGGATAATCTGAATCAGAAATTTAAATCCAAAACTTCCATCAGCTATTTTGGTTCTGCATTAATTGCTGTTGCAAATGCCAATCAAATTAAAAGTGATATTGTTTTAACGACAACAATCGCGATGATTACGCTAATGTTGATTTTGATTTTATTCTATCGAAAGATATTAATTCCGCTAATTATTTTTCTTCCAACGGTTTTTGGAGCTTTGTTTGCCGTGGCATTTTTGTTTTTTGTAAAAGAACAAATCTCAGCCATTTCACTCGGAATTGGTTCAATTTTATTGGGAATTACCATCGATTATTCCATTCATATTCTAACGCATTACAAACATAATAGCGATGTAAAAACATTGTATAAAGACATTACAATGCCGGTAATTATGAGCAGTTCTACAACTGCTGTTGCTTTTTTATGTTTGCTTTTTGTAAAATCTGATGCTCTAAATGATCTCGGAATTTTTGCTGCCGTAATTGTTATGGCAACCGGAATCTTCTCTCTTTTGATTGTTCCGCATTTGTATAAACCAAAAGAAAACAATTTTGAACATAAGAAAAATGTAATTGATAAACTGGCGCATTTCTCTTTTCATAACAATAAATACCTCATTGGTTTTTGCGTTTTAATCACGATCATTTGTTGTTTTACGTATAATAATGTGGGTTTCAATAACGATTTATCGCAATTAAATTTTGTTCCAAAAGAAATTAAAGCTGCCGAAAAAGATCTGGAAGAAAGCACAAGTTTAACATCAAAAACCATTTATGTTGCTTCATACGGAAATAGTATGGAGGAAGTTTTGCAAAACAACAGCAAACTTTTCTCTGATTTATCAAAAGAAAAACAACAAGATAAAATTTTAAATTTCAGTTCCGTTGGCGGAATTATGCTTTCGCAGAAACAACAAAAACAGAAAATCGACAAATGGAATTCGTTTTGGGATGCCAATAAAAAACAGCTTTTAAAATCGGGATTAATTGCCGAAGGTTCTAAACTCGGTTTTAAACCAACAACATATTCACTATTTTTTGATCATTTAGATTTTGATTTCAAACCTATTTCTGCTCAGGAATATTTAAAAATTCAGGCTTTACAACTGAAAGAATTTGTAACCGAAAAAAAAGGATTTTTCACAATTTCTACTTTAGTAAAAGTAGCTCCGGAACAACGAGATGCTTTTGTGAAATTGGCTTCCGCCAAAGATAATCTGATCGCAATTGATCGTCAGCAAATGAATGAAACGTTTTTTAGCACTTTAAAAACTGATTTTAATTCGCTTGTTAATTACTCTTTTGTTGCCGTAATTCTGATTCTGTTTTTCTTTTTTAGAAGAGTCGAATTAGTAATTGTGAGTTGTATTCCGATTGCTTTAACCGGAATTGTTACGGCAGGAATTATGGGAATCTTTGGTATTCAAATGAATATTTTCAGCATGATTGTCTGTACTTTGATTTTTGGCCACGGTGTCGATTTCAGTATTTTCATGACAAGTGCGCTTCAAAAAGAATATACAACGGGAAAAAATGAAATTGCGATTTATAGAACTTCAATTATTCTGGCGGTTATTACAACCATATTAGGAATTGGCGCGATGATTTTTGCACAACATCCAGCGTTGCGATCGATTTCATCGGTTTCGTTAATTGGAGTTTTTGCGGCACTAATTATTACGTTTATTTTTTATCCGATTCTCTTTAAATTATTTTTATCAAATAGACCAAAAAACGGAAATGCTCCTTTTGAATTACGTTCCTTTTTGCATGGTGTTTTATCTTTTACTTATTACGGCCTTGGCGGTATTTTGATGTCAATTTTCAGTTTGATTCTTATGCCGATAATTCCGCTAAGCGAAAAAACAAAAATGAAAGGATTTAGATATTGCATTTCAAAATTCATGAAATCGGTATTGTATACAAATCCTTTTGTAGATAAAAAAGTAATTAATAAGTATAATGAAGATTTTGAAAAACCAGCCATTTTAATTGCCAATCATTCTTCCTTTTTAGACATTCTGGCAATTGGCGGATTGAGTCCTAAAATCATTTTTCTGGTAAATGACTGGGTTTATAATTCTCCTGTTTTTGGTGCGACGGTAAAAAAAGCAGGTTTTTATCCCGTTTCTGAAGGACTTGAAAATGGCGTTGAACATTTACGCCAAAAAGTAAAAGAAGGTTATTCAATAATGATTTTTCCGGAAGGAACCCGTTCAGAAAGTAATCAGATTAAGCGTTTTCATAAAGGTGCATTTTATCTTGCTGAAGAGTTTAATTTAGACATTCTTCCGGTTCTTATTCATGGTGCTTCAGAAACACTTCCGAAAGGAGATTTTATAATTCACGATGGCAGTATTACGGTTTCTATTTTAGAAAGAATTACGCCCGAGAATCTTTCTTTTGGAAAAAGTTATGCCGAAAGAACAAAGGAAATAAGTGCTTTCTTTAAATCTAAATTTCAGGAAATCCGTCAGGAAATAGAAGGTCCGAAATATTTCAAAAAGATGCTTCTTCATAGTTATGACTACAAAGAAATTGAGGTTACAAAAGGGGTAAAAAATGATTTAAGAAATAATCTTGAAAACTATTATCGCTTAAACCAATACATTTCGGCGAAAGCCAAAATAGCTCATTTGTCTAATGATTATGGTCAATTAGACGTATTATTGGCTTTGCAGGAGCCACAACGAAAAATATATTCTTATAATAGTGACGAAGAGAAACGCGAAATTTCTAAGACTAATTATATCGTCAAAAAAAGAAAAATTTTCTATCCCGAAAACCTCGAAACTATTTTAGAAAATCAATTTGATGTTGTTTTAATTTCTGACGAAAGTTATAACGATAATCCTGAAAAAATCGTTTCAAAATTTGACACTATAATTTTAATATATTGCTTACATTATAAAGTAAAATTGATTGCTTCTGGTTTCAAAATTATATCAGAAGA
- a CDS encoding outer membrane beta-barrel protein, which produces MYKKKLTIALFFFFAIVNIQAQVTFNPGLRGGFSFSTISEMHADYRTDFYVGGFGEINITKRYALQPEITYTRQGSNNVARNYFDDISGVEKVEHRDLQIDYLSLTLINKFTFGPGIQIQFGPALDVLLHDNLIKRKQSNDIAFVTGIAYKVSPNLTIEGRLKKGFLDVLDSGYYHNDRNDDYLFGDYNTNINFQLGLSYSFGEKNKRLWF; this is translated from the coding sequence ATGTATAAAAAGAAATTAACGATTGCCTTATTCTTTTTTTTTGCAATCGTAAACATACAAGCACAAGTTACTTTTAATCCTGGTCTCAGAGGAGGTTTTAGTTTTTCGACTATTTCAGAAATGCATGCCGATTACAGAACTGATTTTTATGTTGGCGGATTTGGAGAAATCAATATAACGAAACGTTATGCTCTTCAGCCTGAAATAACATACACCAGACAAGGATCGAACAATGTTGCCCGAAACTATTTTGACGATATTTCAGGTGTTGAAAAAGTAGAACATCGCGATTTACAAATCGATTATTTGTCATTGACTCTTATTAATAAATTTACATTTGGGCCTGGTATTCAAATACAATTTGGTCCGGCTTTAGATGTTCTTTTACATGATAATTTGATTAAGAGAAAACAAAGTAATGATATTGCATTTGTTACGGGTATCGCTTATAAAGTATCTCCAAATCTAACCATTGAAGGCCGATTAAAAAAAGGATTTTTGGATGTATTGGATAGTGGCTATTATCACAATGATCGCAATGATGATTATTTATTTGGGGATTACAACACCAATATTAATTTTCAATTAGGGCTTTCTTATTCTTTTGGAGAAAAAAATAAAAGATTATGGTTTTAA